In Syntrophomonas wolfei subsp. wolfei str. Goettingen G311, a single window of DNA contains:
- a CDS encoding TIGR04086 family membrane protein codes for MNRILSVELRAITKAVLFSLVLGLISAFVIYFSSLSEELLPALGKGILILSIFLAACQVSKHYGSKGLIRGLSIGMVFFIIMLIATFIFNPSLIALKTFVYTLLLCLMAGGLGGILGIGLNGN; via the coding sequence ATGAATAGAATTCTGTCGGTAGAATTGCGGGCTATTACTAAAGCAGTTCTCTTTTCTCTAGTGCTTGGACTTATTTCCGCTTTTGTGATTTATTTCAGCAGTTTGAGTGAAGAATTACTTCCAGCACTGGGCAAAGGTATACTCATTTTGAGCATTTTTTTGGCTGCCTGCCAGGTGAGCAAGCATTATGGCAGTAAAGGACTAATACGCGGCTTAAGCATAGGAATGGTTTTTTTCATTATAATGCTCATTGCTACCTTTATTTTTAACCCGTCCCTAATAGCTCTTAAAACCTTTGTCTACACCCTCCTGCTTTGTTTAATGGCTGGAGGGTTGGGCGGAATACTGGGTATAGGGCTAAATGGAAATTGA